A DNA window from Abyssibacter profundi contains the following coding sequences:
- the hisF gene encoding imidazole glycerol phosphate synthase subunit HisF — MTSGLAKRIVPCLDVDKGRVVKGVKFVDIKDAGDPVEVARRYDQQGADELVILDITASSDNRETLIHVVEAAAAQIYIPLTVGGGVRTNADVRALLNAGADKVSINTAAVDRPEFVSEAAERYGSQCIVGAIDARRPKKKRKQDAAPTGWHVYTHGGRKSTGMDAVEWAQRLVELGAGEILLTSMDRDGTKEGFDVDLTRAVADAVPVPVIASGGVGALDDLYDGLMAGHADAVLAASIFHFGQHTVGEAKDYLAGRGVPVRR, encoded by the coding sequence ATGACCAGCGGTCTGGCCAAGCGCATCGTGCCCTGCCTGGATGTGGACAAGGGGCGGGTGGTCAAGGGCGTCAAGTTTGTCGATATCAAAGACGCTGGCGATCCGGTCGAGGTGGCCCGCCGCTACGATCAGCAAGGCGCTGACGAGCTGGTCATTCTGGACATCACCGCCAGCTCCGATAATCGCGAGACGCTGATTCACGTGGTTGAAGCCGCTGCGGCGCAGATTTATATCCCGCTGACCGTGGGTGGCGGCGTGCGCACCAATGCGGATGTTCGTGCCCTGCTCAATGCCGGGGCAGACAAGGTGTCGATTAACACGGCAGCGGTGGATCGGCCTGAGTTCGTCTCGGAGGCCGCCGAGCGTTACGGCTCGCAGTGCATTGTCGGTGCCATCGATGCCCGCCGCCCCAAGAAGAAGCGCAAGCAGGATGCGGCGCCCACGGGTTGGCATGTCTACACCCATGGCGGGCGGAAATCGACCGGCATGGATGCCGTGGAGTGGGCGCAGCGTCTGGTTGAATTGGGTGCGGGCGAAATCCTGCTGACCAGCATGGACCGCGACGGCACCAAAGAAGGTTTCGATGTCGACCTGACCCGCGCCGTGGCCGATGCGGTGCCGGTGCCGGTCATCGCCTCCGGCGGGGTTGGTGCGCTGGATGATTTGTACGATGGGCTGATGGCCGGGCATGCGGATGCGGTGCTGGCTGCCAGCATTTTCCATTTTGGCCAGCACACCGTGGGCGAAGCCAAGGACTACCTGGCCGGGCGGGGCGTGCCCGTGCGGCGCTAG
- the hisH gene encoding imidazole glycerol phosphate synthase subunit HisH: protein MASIGIIDYGMGNLHSLSKAISRVSAEDRVEVTYDPDKLVRAEHLVLPGVGGAKHCMQELQRLELDAFVREAAGRVPILGVCLGMQIMLEHSDENGGADTLGLFEGTVEAFPEPGPQDEGADRFKVPHMGWNQVRHTRAHPLLEGVSEDAWFYFVHSYRARPVHDADVLGVTRHGLDFASVLIKPNIFAVQFHPEKSQGAGMTLLANFVHWDGQA, encoded by the coding sequence ATGGCGTCGATTGGGATCATCGATTACGGCATGGGAAATCTACATTCCCTGTCCAAGGCGATTTCTCGCGTCTCGGCTGAAGACCGCGTCGAGGTCACCTACGACCCTGACAAGTTGGTTCGGGCCGAGCATCTGGTGCTGCCGGGTGTCGGTGGTGCCAAGCATTGCATGCAGGAGCTGCAGCGCCTGGAGCTCGATGCCTTCGTACGGGAAGCCGCCGGCCGCGTGCCGATTCTCGGCGTCTGCCTGGGCATGCAGATCATGCTCGAGCATTCGGATGAGAACGGCGGCGCCGACACGCTGGGCCTGTTCGAGGGGACTGTCGAAGCGTTTCCTGAACCGGGTCCACAGGACGAGGGCGCCGATCGGTTCAAGGTGCCGCACATGGGCTGGAACCAGGTGCGCCACACGCGCGCGCATCCGTTGTTGGAAGGTGTGTCTGAGGATGCATGGTTCTACTTCGTGCATAGCTACCGTGCACGCCCAGTGCACGATGCCGATGTCCTGGGCGTGACCCGTCACGGCCTCGATTTCGCCTCCGTGCTGATCAAGCCCAATATCTTCGCTGTTCAATTTCATCCAGAGAAAAGCCAGGGAGCCGGAATGACGCTTCTCGCCAACTTCGTGCACTGGGACGGGCAGGCCTGA
- the tatB gene encoding Sec-independent protein translocase protein TatB, translating into MFDIGFWELLLIFSIALIVLGPERLPTAARTVGRWTGRARAFVRNLTTELERETRKSEAAKSFAEAQRVMKQSVADINVKSDDGKTETSAQKDTPKQAQSGE; encoded by the coding sequence ATGTTCGATATCGGATTCTGGGAGCTGCTGCTGATCTTCAGCATTGCGCTCATCGTGCTGGGGCCTGAGCGCCTGCCAACCGCCGCACGCACGGTGGGGCGGTGGACCGGCCGGGCCCGGGCGTTTGTCCGGAATCTGACAACCGAGCTGGAGCGCGAAACGCGCAAGTCGGAAGCGGCCAAATCCTTTGCCGAAGCGCAGCGGGTCATGAAGCAGTCGGTCGCCGACATCAACGTGAAGAGCGACGATGGGAAGACCGAGACATCTGCGCAAAAAGACACCCCCAAACAGGCTCAATCGGGTGAGTAA
- a CDS encoding UvrD-helicase domain-containing protein — protein sequence MSTPADQQARDRALRLDRHVITIAPAGSGKTGLLVRRALRALASVDTPEAVVCITFTNKAAAEIRLRIVEALELAEGPVPDKPFLQGLYADAGAVLDQDRAKGWALRRHPDRLQAMTIDAFNQTLAVRLPILSGFGGPMAITQDPQALYTDAVLAVFEDEAHGATEAADRQAIQRVLAWADNRLDQLLPALTGLLAQRDQWIEHLDALLDAEGTADRQLLHSLVRHHLRRTAAALPPGAQVAIADAAAHARTHWPDPDQHAELDLGAWPAEDPDQLPAWRFVAHLLLTGQGEWRRTANRTLGFPTSDRAAKDAFVDTLQVLASSAHSDALRGLLDRVRRLPEPSLPEDSRTLRAALGRVLRLAYAQLRLQFASRSEADFTEVALAAITAASGEGGSEAIARTDAQIRHLLVDEMQDTSESQIRLLRELTANWQPGDGRSLFLVGDPQQSIYAFRKADVRLFVGLIETGQLGALTLHVEQLSANFRSTPALIDWFNGQLGRLFPDRSDRTIGTVTYAPCTPGRTNGSATGVQIIAVPSAARDDEVNAAVDTIVALAHSTPNNERIAILAATRPQLTPVLDALRARLDEPVQAVDIDPLADRPDVRDVVQLIRALRHPEDRLAWTALLRAPFVGLQWADLVVLSRGRVGASWPDRLRAPLPEALSEDARRRLERLRLALTLAESRRADLADAADALWTALSGPACVSGEDFDAIRRLFRLLRQCCRGGELDDWAGFERQLAQLYRGAGRGRIEALTIHKSKGLQYEHVVLVGCGRPPRGSDRPLLHLRSVDDGVLLIPRPEDEQLPGHAQYDFLHSLSSDAGEAEAMRLLYVAVTRAQESLHLVAGVGTDSRGQFKPRARSIAARLWPVLAPTFEPLEPEEPAETPDTATDSAGTLPTLARLPSDWSAPLPPPLWSPAERRTLKPSEQVLEPDAITGVGDLQATLIGNMFHEAMERVIVDGIEQWSDAGRTRQTPMRAGFRRMGMPEDQIDIATTRVSDLIERTLATDCAAWMLGEHPWHASEYAISGWVDGQWVSAVIDRCFETATGELWVIDYKTTRHPIVDPTARKQYQAHAIAQYTGQLQQYGRLLAQLRGRDQARLGLYLAELGKLIDLSDGISATT from the coding sequence ATGAGTACGCCGGCTGATCAGCAGGCCCGTGACCGTGCACTGCGCCTGGACCGCCACGTCATCACCATCGCCCCCGCGGGATCCGGCAAAACCGGCCTGCTCGTCCGCCGTGCGCTGCGCGCCCTGGCCAGCGTCGACACTCCGGAAGCGGTGGTTTGCATCACCTTTACCAACAAGGCCGCCGCCGAGATCCGGCTGCGGATCGTCGAGGCGCTGGAGTTGGCCGAGGGCCCCGTGCCGGACAAGCCCTTTCTGCAAGGCCTCTACGCCGATGCCGGGGCCGTTCTCGATCAGGACCGGGCCAAGGGCTGGGCCCTGCGCCGCCACCCGGACCGCCTGCAGGCCATGACCATTGATGCGTTCAATCAAACGCTGGCGGTCAGACTGCCCATCCTCTCCGGCTTCGGTGGCCCCATGGCCATCACCCAGGACCCACAGGCGCTTTATACCGACGCCGTCCTGGCGGTCTTCGAGGACGAGGCCCACGGCGCCACAGAGGCGGCAGACCGACAGGCCATTCAACGGGTTCTGGCCTGGGCCGATAATCGGCTCGACCAGCTGCTGCCGGCACTCACCGGGTTGCTCGCCCAGCGCGACCAGTGGATCGAGCATCTGGATGCGCTGCTGGACGCGGAGGGCACCGCTGATCGCCAGCTCCTGCACAGCTTGGTGCGCCATCATCTGCGCCGGACCGCCGCCGCCTTGCCTCCAGGCGCGCAGGTTGCTATTGCCGATGCAGCCGCACACGCCCGAACGCACTGGCCCGACCCGGACCAACATGCGGAGCTGGATCTCGGCGCCTGGCCGGCCGAAGACCCCGACCAGCTACCGGCTTGGCGATTTGTCGCGCACCTGCTGCTAACGGGGCAGGGCGAATGGCGCCGCACCGCCAACCGAACGCTGGGCTTCCCGACCTCGGATCGCGCCGCCAAGGATGCCTTTGTCGACACGCTGCAGGTCTTGGCGTCCAGCGCCCACAGCGACGCCTTGCGCGGCCTGCTGGATCGCGTGCGCCGGCTCCCCGAGCCGTCACTGCCCGAAGACAGCCGAACATTACGGGCGGCCCTCGGGCGTGTGCTGCGCTTGGCCTACGCGCAGTTACGACTGCAGTTTGCCAGCCGCAGCGAGGCCGACTTCACCGAGGTGGCACTGGCTGCCATTACCGCGGCCAGCGGCGAAGGTGGTAGCGAAGCCATCGCCCGCACCGACGCCCAGATCCGTCACCTGTTGGTCGACGAAATGCAGGACACCAGCGAATCGCAGATTCGCCTGCTCCGCGAGCTCACCGCCAACTGGCAGCCCGGTGATGGCCGTTCGTTGTTCCTGGTCGGGGATCCGCAACAATCGATTTACGCCTTTCGCAAGGCGGATGTCCGGCTGTTCGTCGGCTTGATCGAGACAGGCCAGCTCGGCGCGCTGACGCTGCACGTCGAGCAACTCAGCGCCAATTTCCGCAGCACCCCGGCGCTCATCGATTGGTTCAACGGCCAGCTCGGCCGACTCTTTCCCGACCGGTCAGACCGCACCATCGGCACCGTCACCTATGCGCCCTGCACACCTGGCCGGACAAACGGCAGCGCAACCGGTGTTCAAATCATTGCCGTGCCCAGTGCTGCGCGCGACGACGAGGTCAACGCCGCTGTTGACACCATCGTCGCGCTGGCCCACAGCACACCGAACAATGAGCGCATTGCCATCCTCGCGGCCACCCGCCCGCAACTCACACCGGTATTGGATGCCCTGCGAGCACGCCTGGACGAACCCGTCCAGGCCGTGGACATCGATCCCCTGGCTGATCGACCCGACGTGCGCGATGTCGTACAGCTCATCCGAGCGCTCCGTCACCCAGAAGACCGCCTGGCCTGGACCGCGCTGCTGCGAGCACCATTCGTGGGACTCCAGTGGGCAGACCTGGTCGTCCTATCACGCGGCCGGGTCGGGGCAAGCTGGCCGGATCGCCTCAGAGCGCCGCTCCCCGAGGCCTTGTCCGAAGACGCCCGGCGACGCCTGGAGCGCCTGCGGCTCGCGCTGACACTGGCCGAATCTCGCCGTGCGGATCTTGCCGACGCGGCCGATGCCTTGTGGACGGCCCTGTCGGGCCCGGCCTGTGTCTCCGGCGAGGACTTCGATGCCATTCGTCGGCTGTTCCGGCTGCTCCGACAATGCTGTCGAGGGGGAGAGCTTGATGACTGGGCGGGCTTCGAGCGTCAACTCGCGCAGTTATACCGAGGCGCCGGCCGGGGCCGGATCGAGGCACTAACCATCCACAAATCCAAGGGACTGCAATACGAACATGTCGTGCTGGTGGGCTGCGGGCGGCCACCGCGCGGGTCAGACCGCCCGCTGCTACACCTCCGCAGCGTGGATGATGGCGTTCTGCTGATTCCGCGCCCCGAAGATGAGCAGCTGCCGGGCCACGCCCAGTACGATTTTCTCCACAGCCTCTCCAGCGATGCCGGTGAAGCAGAGGCCATGCGCCTGCTCTACGTTGCGGTCACCCGGGCGCAGGAGTCGCTCCACCTGGTCGCAGGGGTCGGGACGGATTCGCGTGGCCAGTTCAAACCACGCGCCCGATCGATTGCGGCCCGGCTATGGCCGGTGCTCGCCCCCACATTCGAACCACTGGAGCCGGAAGAGCCCGCCGAGACGCCGGACACCGCCACGGACTCGGCCGGCACGCTCCCGACCTTGGCCAGACTGCCCAGCGACTGGTCGGCGCCCTTACCGCCACCGCTGTGGTCACCGGCTGAACGCCGGACGCTCAAGCCCAGCGAGCAGGTCCTGGAGCCAGATGCCATCACCGGCGTTGGTGACCTGCAGGCCACGCTCATCGGCAACATGTTTCACGAGGCCATGGAACGCGTCATCGTCGACGGTATCGAACAATGGTCCGATGCTGGACGGACACGCCAGACGCCCATGCGCGCGGGCTTTCGGCGCATGGGCATGCCCGAAGATCAAATCGACATCGCAACAACGCGAGTCAGCGACCTGATCGAGCGCACCCTAGCGACCGACTGTGCGGCCTGGATGCTGGGTGAGCACCCATGGCATGCCAGCGAGTACGCCATCTCCGGCTGGGTCGACGGGCAGTGGGTCTCGGCGGTGATTGACCGCTGTTTCGAGACCGCGACCGGGGAGCTCTGGGTCATCGACTACAAGACCACGCGCCATCCGATTGTCGACCCGACAGCCCGCAAGCAATACCAGGCGCACGCCATCGCTCAGTACACCGGCCAGCTCCAACAATACGGCCGACTGCTGGCGCAGCTTCGAGGGCGAGACCAAGCCCGACTCGGGCTCTACCTCGCTGAGCTGGGCAAGTTGATTGACCTCAGCGACGGCATTTCGGCTACAACCTAG
- the hisB gene encoding imidazoleglycerol-phosphate dehydratase HisB, whose product MNPRIADVARDTQETQIAARINLDGTGQTDLATGIPFFDHMLDQIGRHGLIDLSVKATGDLDVDDHHTVEDTGIVLGQAVAKAVGDKRGITRYAHAYVPLDEALSRVVIDFSGRPGLHYFVDYPRARIGAFDVDLISEFFQGFVNHAQVTLHIDNLRGVNAHHVAETVFKAFGRVLRAATTLDPRAAGQMPSTKGTL is encoded by the coding sequence ATGAACCCGCGGATTGCGGATGTCGCGCGCGATACGCAAGAAACGCAGATCGCAGCGCGCATCAACCTTGATGGCACCGGCCAGACCGATCTGGCGACCGGTATTCCGTTCTTTGATCACATGCTCGATCAGATCGGGCGACATGGTCTGATCGACTTGTCGGTGAAGGCCACCGGTGACCTGGATGTCGATGATCATCACACCGTTGAGGACACCGGTATCGTGCTGGGCCAGGCGGTGGCCAAAGCCGTGGGCGACAAGCGGGGGATCACCCGTTATGCCCATGCCTACGTGCCGCTGGATGAAGCGCTGTCTCGGGTGGTGATCGACTTCTCTGGCCGGCCGGGGCTGCACTACTTCGTGGACTACCCACGGGCCCGGATCGGGGCGTTTGACGTTGACCTGATCTCCGAGTTCTTCCAGGGATTCGTGAACCACGCCCAGGTCACCCTGCACATCGATAACCTGCGTGGCGTGAACGCGCATCATGTTGCCGAAACCGTGTTCAAGGCGTTTGGCCGTGTGCTGCGGGCCGCCACCACGCTGGATCCGCGGGCTGCGGGTCAGATGCCTTCCACCAAGGGCACGCTCTAG
- a CDS encoding PD-(D/E)XK nuclease family protein: MLTLTSTESRARIRRTQAALAARDAGQSVWESPQILSLDRWLSDTWAASWPDEQVLHPVQELAQWMACVEADPLGEQLLSSRSIARQLRAADRLVASYHLNLDQAPAWTPEQAAFQRWHRALASERQARGELTQAALPQAFVQRLQAGAIQAPATLRLDLSSAYRLSPAQQQALDALAQAGTHIESAPTGGACPPPEARRFADAQQERIACAQAMAAQLRDLDAAATPPRLVIAVANPDTERVALNDALQTTLGITAAHRVPPAWRTDQPPQLADNPWAAAALDILSLRLWDNSLSQLSRLLLSGALWSAERRLDCARLERRLRERCAPRIHLQDLVTQSGPDAPACWQQLRGVVADEPRQASPGEWVRHFQRRLEALGWGAAPDQASAAWQSAEAVREALQQLAVLDRALGAISQTAAVSWLRECLRARRFAPRVEALQPIVICDFAAAAELPADHRWILGADEAGVLGRRLNQPFIARELLGEAQVPGATPTTQLAAATALTRAWGEDTQSLTLSVADLDDTGAERRPTQLIDPPVEWTAATASQQAHTASAPLDMQPEPALPAVEDPLAEGIRGGTGLLKACAQSLFAAMAQYRIGAEPLDEPGHGLSPLLQGQLIHAVLAAVWEQLGDSQRLQALDEAAIRERVASALDSHLPDTMPQSRFPRFVIEAERARIGRLVIAWMLHEQRRSEPFTVLAHERSAELVFEGLPLSLRVDRLDRVLSRDGERLLIIDYKTGKDVKPGGWQADRLNEPQLPLYATPEALAALHIDRADGIAFAHVHAYRRRLASATNWAARLIDGDPTPRGQSDFDELLTQTHARLRWLTQAFLSGQADYTPGSLKDSPLAVLVRDEAIHDETDASS, translated from the coding sequence GTGCTAACGCTTACGTCTACTGAATCCCGCGCCCGCATTCGTCGGACACAGGCGGCGCTCGCCGCACGCGATGCCGGGCAGTCGGTCTGGGAATCCCCGCAGATTTTGTCGCTGGATCGCTGGCTCTCGGATACCTGGGCGGCCAGCTGGCCGGACGAGCAGGTCTTGCATCCGGTGCAAGAGCTGGCGCAGTGGATGGCCTGTGTTGAAGCCGACCCGCTGGGCGAGCAACTGCTGTCCTCGCGCAGTATCGCGCGCCAGCTGCGCGCGGCGGATCGTCTGGTCGCCAGCTACCACCTCAACCTCGACCAGGCACCGGCCTGGACCCCGGAGCAGGCCGCCTTTCAGCGCTGGCACCGCGCGCTAGCCAGCGAACGGCAAGCACGTGGCGAACTCACACAGGCGGCGCTGCCTCAGGCCTTTGTTCAACGCTTGCAGGCCGGCGCGATCCAGGCACCCGCCACGCTGCGATTAGACCTGTCCAGCGCCTACCGACTTTCGCCGGCCCAGCAACAGGCCCTCGATGCCCTGGCCCAGGCCGGCACACACATCGAGTCCGCACCAACGGGGGGCGCTTGTCCGCCACCCGAGGCCCGTCGCTTTGCCGATGCCCAGCAGGAACGCATCGCCTGTGCGCAGGCCATGGCGGCACAGCTGCGAGATCTGGATGCCGCCGCAACGCCGCCCCGATTGGTCATCGCGGTCGCGAATCCGGATACCGAGCGCGTGGCGCTCAACGATGCACTGCAAACGACGTTGGGCATCACCGCCGCACACCGCGTTCCCCCGGCCTGGCGAACCGATCAGCCACCGCAGCTGGCCGACAATCCCTGGGCGGCGGCAGCGCTCGACATTCTCTCGCTGCGCCTATGGGATAACAGCTTGAGTCAGCTGTCGCGGCTGCTGCTCTCGGGCGCGCTGTGGTCGGCGGAGAGGCGCCTTGACTGCGCCCGCCTGGAGCGCCGCCTGCGTGAACGCTGTGCGCCACGCATTCACCTGCAAGACCTGGTCACCCAGTCCGGTCCGGATGCCCCCGCCTGCTGGCAACAACTCAGGGGCGTAGTGGCGGACGAGCCGCGACAGGCATCGCCGGGCGAATGGGTCCGGCACTTCCAGCGTCGTCTGGAGGCCCTCGGCTGGGGCGCGGCGCCCGATCAGGCATCTGCAGCCTGGCAGAGTGCAGAAGCGGTGCGCGAGGCGCTGCAACAGCTGGCCGTGCTCGATCGCGCACTGGGCGCGATTAGCCAGACTGCGGCGGTCAGCTGGCTGCGGGAATGTCTCCGCGCCCGGCGGTTCGCGCCGCGCGTCGAGGCCTTGCAGCCCATCGTAATCTGCGATTTCGCCGCGGCTGCTGAGCTACCTGCGGATCACCGCTGGATCCTTGGCGCCGACGAGGCGGGCGTGCTCGGACGGCGACTCAATCAGCCCTTTATCGCCCGTGAGTTGCTGGGTGAGGCCCAGGTCCCAGGCGCCACGCCCACGACTCAGCTGGCGGCGGCCACAGCCCTCACCCGCGCCTGGGGAGAGGACACACAGTCGCTCACCCTCAGCGTTGCCGACCTTGATGATACGGGCGCCGAACGACGTCCGACGCAGCTCATCGACCCGCCAGTCGAGTGGACAGCGGCCACGGCCTCGCAGCAAGCACATACTGCATCGGCACCGCTGGACATGCAGCCGGAACCCGCACTTCCCGCCGTCGAAGATCCGCTGGCCGAGGGCATCCGTGGCGGCACAGGCCTGCTCAAGGCCTGCGCACAATCGCTGTTCGCAGCCATGGCGCAGTACCGTATCGGGGCCGAACCACTCGACGAGCCGGGCCACGGACTCAGCCCCCTGCTCCAAGGGCAGCTCATTCATGCCGTGCTCGCCGCCGTCTGGGAGCAGCTGGGCGATTCGCAACGGCTCCAGGCCTTGGACGAGGCGGCGATTCGCGAGCGGGTCGCCAGTGCTCTGGATTCGCATCTGCCGGACACCATGCCGCAGTCGCGATTTCCCCGGTTCGTCATCGAGGCGGAGCGTGCACGCATCGGTCGGCTGGTGATCGCCTGGATGCTGCACGAACAACGACGCAGCGAACCGTTCACGGTCCTGGCACATGAGCGCAGCGCCGAGCTGGTCTTCGAAGGCCTGCCGTTGAGCCTGCGGGTGGATCGGCTGGACCGCGTACTCAGCCGTGACGGCGAACGCCTGCTCATCATCGACTACAAGACCGGCAAGGACGTCAAACCCGGTGGCTGGCAAGCCGACCGCCTGAACGAACCCCAGCTCCCGCTTTATGCAACACCGGAAGCGCTGGCCGCACTGCATATCGACCGCGCCGACGGGATTGCCTTTGCCCATGTGCATGCCTACCGGCGCAGATTGGCATCGGCGACCAACTGGGCCGCCCGCCTGATCGACGGCGACCCCACACCACGTGGCCAGTCCGATTTTGACGAGCTGCTCACCCAGACCCATGCGCGCCTGCGCTGGCTGACCCAGGCCTTTCTGTCCGGGCAAGCTGACTACACGCCCGGCAGCCTCAAGGACTCCCCGTTGGCCGTCCTGGTCCGGGACGAGGCAATACACGACGAGACGGATGCCTCCTCATGA
- a CDS encoding phosphoribosyl-ATP diphosphatase, with translation MSSSDILAELDTLLAERRQASPEQSYVARLHAGGPAAIGKKVGEEAAEVIIAGMSPSAEGLVHEVADLWFHSMVLLNHHALDASMVLAELQRRFGVSGLEEKAARAAEGK, from the coding sequence ATGTCTTCTTCCGACATCCTCGCCGAACTTGACACGCTGTTAGCTGAGCGGCGTCAGGCGTCTCCTGAACAATCGTATGTCGCCCGTCTGCATGCAGGTGGACCGGCGGCGATTGGCAAGAAAGTGGGCGAAGAGGCGGCGGAAGTGATCATCGCCGGCATGTCACCGTCGGCCGAGGGGTTGGTCCACGAGGTTGCGGATTTGTGGTTCCACTCGATGGTCCTACTCAATCACCACGCGCTGGATGCCTCGATGGTGCTCGCCGAGTTGCAGCGCCGTTTCGGTGTGTCCGGTCTTGAAGAAAAGGCAGCGAGAGCTGCGGAGGGCAAGTAG
- the hisA gene encoding 1-(5-phosphoribosyl)-5-[(5-phosphoribosylamino)methylideneamino]imidazole-4-carboxamide isomerase: MLLIPAIDLKDGQCVRLRQGRMDDVTVFSDDPVDVARKWIKAGARRLHLVDLDGAIAGEPKNLAAIQAITEAANAMGDIPVQVGGGIRDEDAVVACLEAGVQYVILGTKVINEPHLLADLCIEFPRHILVGLDVRDGKVAVDGWSKLSQHDLLDLAQHFERDGAEAFIYTDIHRDGMMQGVNVEGTRELAEAVAVPVFASGGISDIEDIRKLAKIQDSGVAGAVIGRALYEGKLDLGEAQALVDEAQAPS, from the coding sequence ATGTTGTTAATCCCCGCAATTGACCTCAAGGATGGCCAGTGCGTGCGTTTACGCCAGGGCCGCATGGACGACGTGACGGTGTTCTCCGATGACCCGGTGGACGTCGCGCGCAAGTGGATCAAGGCCGGTGCGCGCCGCTTGCATCTGGTCGATCTGGATGGCGCCATCGCCGGCGAGCCGAAGAACCTGGCGGCCATTCAGGCGATTACCGAAGCCGCCAATGCGATGGGCGATATTCCTGTCCAGGTGGGTGGCGGCATTCGTGACGAGGATGCTGTTGTGGCCTGTCTTGAGGCCGGGGTGCAGTACGTCATCCTCGGCACCAAGGTGATCAACGAGCCGCACCTGCTGGCGGACCTGTGCATCGAGTTTCCCCGCCACATTCTTGTGGGCCTGGACGTGCGCGACGGCAAGGTCGCGGTGGATGGCTGGAGCAAGCTGTCCCAGCATGATTTGCTCGATCTGGCGCAGCACTTCGAGCGCGACGGCGCCGAGGCCTTTATCTACACCGACATTCACCGCGACGGGATGATGCAGGGTGTGAATGTCGAAGGGACCCGCGAGCTGGCCGAGGCCGTGGCGGTGCCGGTGTTCGCCTCTGGCGGGATTTCGGACATCGAGGATATTCGCAAGCTGGCCAAGATCCAGGATTCAGGCGTCGCCGGCGCGGTGATTGGTCGGGCGCTCTACGAGGGCAAGCTGGATCTCGGTGAAGCCCAGGCGCTGGTGGACGAGGCCCAAGCCCCGTCATGA
- the dtd gene encoding D-aminoacyl-tRNA deacylase: MKALLQRVNNASVTVDGVVVGAIKSGTLALVGVEPDDNVARAERLAQRMLSYRMFPDDQGRMNCSLADVGGGLLLVSQFTLVADTRKGNRPGFSTAAPPAVAQPLFEHLVQCCRHGLPMVETGRFGADMQVALVNDGPVTFWLSA; the protein is encoded by the coding sequence ATGAAAGCATTGCTGCAGCGCGTCAACAACGCCTCCGTGACCGTGGATGGGGTCGTTGTCGGCGCAATCAAGAGCGGAACCCTGGCCCTGGTCGGCGTGGAGCCCGATGACAATGTTGCTCGCGCCGAGCGGCTTGCGCAGCGCATGCTGTCCTACCGCATGTTTCCGGATGACCAGGGACGCATGAACTGTTCTCTGGCGGATGTCGGGGGCGGCCTGTTACTGGTGTCGCAGTTCACGCTGGTGGCCGACACGCGCAAGGGCAACCGACCGGGATTCTCCACCGCCGCACCGCCCGCGGTCGCCCAGCCCCTATTCGAGCATCTGGTGCAGTGTTGCAGGCACGGATTGCCGATGGTCGAAACCGGCCGCTTCGGCGCCGATATGCAGGTCGCATTGGTGAACGATGGGCCTGTCACCTTCTGGCTATCGGCGTAG
- the tatA gene encoding Sec-independent protein translocase subunit TatA, whose translation MGLGGISMWQLLIILAIVLLVFGTKRVRNLGGDLGGAIKGFKSAMKDGEEEQAKQDGQSDEPAQPASLSAAQSESAESSDTKTGERQSS comes from the coding sequence ATGGGTCTAGGCGGAATCAGTATGTGGCAGCTGTTGATCATTCTTGCGATTGTGCTGCTGGTGTTCGGCACCAAACGCGTGCGCAATCTGGGCGGTGATCTCGGCGGCGCCATCAAGGGCTTCAAGTCGGCGATGAAGGACGGCGAGGAAGAGCAGGCCAAGCAGGACGGCCAGTCTGACGAGCCCGCGCAGCCAGCGTCGCTGTCGGCTGCACAGTCGGAGTCGGCCGAGTCATCGGACACCAAAACCGGCGAGCGACAGTCCTCCTGA